The sequence below is a genomic window from Ipomoea triloba cultivar NCNSP0323 chromosome 2, ASM357664v1.
ccgtcgctaatccgtcaCTAACggcctatttaaaaaaaattaatctgtCACTAACTTGTTGCTAATCCGTCGTTAAATTAGCTACGGAATGAGTCCGTCGCTAAATCCGTCGTTATTTTCACCTTTTTTTGTAGTGGCCTAAGCCTCTTATAATaagaaaatactacttttttgAAAGTAAATCAATAGATTTATTGACGCGGCGAAATAAAGTCAGGAGGGATAGAGTTCTAGTACAAACGGTTTAGTCTGACTATAAGCTGTTGTAGCTAATGAATGAGTTAAAAAATTAGAAGACTGCGGAATAAAATGGATAGAACATTACTGCATAAGACTCCTACAATCTGCACTAATAATGGCAATATAGGATCTCTCCTTAGTTGTGGGAGATGCAAGATTATGGCACAGGTTAGAGCAGTCCGAGTATACCTGAATTGTAGCTATCTCTCGATCCTTGAGCCACGTAAGAACCTCCTTAGCTGCCATGATTTCCGCCATTAAAGGGAACAAACAACTCGTAAGGGAGTCATTGACTACTGCTACGAAATCCCCATCCGGTGAGAACACTGCTGCTCCAAATGTTGTGCTGCGTAATATGTGGTTGAAACTTGCATCTACATAGCAGCTCAGCTTTGCTTCGATGACAACATGGCATTCGTTGTTTGCTTTTGCGAAGTGGGAAAAAAATACtacttattacttattagtaacTAAACTACCACAATATTCAATAACTATAATGCAGGTCATGTCCATTCTGCCTAAGCTTACTTTTTGACGAGTCTCTAAAATCaaagggaaaaggtacaaataggtCATTTGAACTATTTGGGGCATAGCAATTAAGCTAGCAAATGCAAATAAGCTCCACAATCATCCACGAACTcggcaaaaaagtgcaattgacaTTTTTAGCAGGTTAACAACAGGTTTCCGCTAATTAGGATGCCAcgtgtttattttattttttattttatttttattattatacttggACTACACTAAGCATTTCATCTCTTCTCTTCGTGTATTAACCAAGAGTCAAACTCGCCGGTAATATGCACAAGATGTTCTTCCGTCACCACGTCTTTCCTCCCTATCTCGGCGAAAGGCCGGGTCTCATCCCTGAGGGTGGTCTAGGTGGAGGATCGTCATCTGGTGGTGGCGCAGGAAAGTTCTTCCGTGGCATCCGAGCCGCTGGCGACGCCTCCCACGCACTTAACGGTGTAACAGCGGTGTAACGGCGGCGGGAGATGTGAAAATGGGTGCCTCTTTCCCGATGCCTTGATCACAGTAGAGCTCCTCGTCGTCGTCCGATGTCAACATGAATGTTAAAGCTTTATTGTTTGTATGTTAAGGTTGTctattttgaatgttttttttttgtcttggtGTTCGATCAATATTTAGATGGATGTAGAAACTAGAAAGGGAGGATTAGAAATAGggtaatttgattttgattttgactcTTGGTCAATACATGAAGAGAATAGATGAAATGCTTAGTGTAGTACAagtaggataataataataataaaatataaaataaaataaacacgTGGCATCTTAATCAGCAGAAACCTGTTGTTAACCTGCTAAAAATGTCAATCACACTTTTTTGCTGAGTTCGTGAATGATTGTGGAGCTTATTTAcgttcgatgacttaattgatAAGCCAAAAtagttcagtgacctatttaTACATTTCCCCATATCAAAATACACACTTAtatctacaatcttaataagagccaataatgttagggtTCTaacaggaagaaaaaaatgttggtgtaattatttacttaaacgaatggttcatattattttgattttagtaatctttgatgattttccttctttaccctctattatattattttcttcccttaaataaccccacattccgttaacttttaacttactcattaatttctatcagaaaggtcttaggttcgaatctcatcctaATTAGAGTAggtataattgttaaacatatactaagaatatgttagagtatattattgaaaattaagtacccattctattactcttatagtcctattaaattaaataaattatgcatttctttaatttagatgttTACAATGACTTtattcaaaacaaatatattcattataaaaaatataaaaaaagagatataatttaattagttatattgtctttattttctacaataaaaattattcattatcaaaaaattaaaaaaagagatataatttcattagttatataatctttattttctacaataaaaattattgattatcaaaaaatttaaaaagagatatagtttcattatttatattatctttattttcttcgaTGCAAAAATTCATTgcattcaaattcattaattaattatattcactatattattcattattttctttttacactatcttgtaattaaatattatgtatcaatgactttatttggtaagctttAAATTATCttacattcatatactttgaattactgatttaaataagcaaattcaatattcaattacatatgcatgaatatctcctatataatcttgtattgatatattttgaagtacttatttaaaaataaatattgagcaTTATCTTATTCATGCAACGCGCgtgaaaaaattagtatattaataTGTGACAAATTGCCCTGACCAACAAAGTCCGTTTTGACGGCTAACTACAAATATTCAATCGAGGGAGGTCTTATCGGCCAACGTCACTTTTAAGTACGGAAATACGTTACCGCTATAAATACTGTTCCTAAAAGCGTTACACAAATACACAACAGCGGAACTCTGCACCGAGCtagctagagagagagagagagcgaggAGATGGTGGGAGAAGAGAAGCGGCACCAGATGATGCAGAATCTCTTCGGAGATCAATccgaagaagaagaggaagaggaggtCGAATCGGAGCATGAATCGAGCCGACAACCTGGATACGCTTCGGTTCGAAAATTCTTCTGTATCTCTGGATTTCTCATTTACTAATTGAAACCTAGTTGAACGAAAATCAATGCTTTGAAAACACTCAGTTGCTTTGCCGCTGGTTTTAGAATTTCCcatttggcttttttttttccttaaatgaGAGTTTGTGTATGAATTTGTGTTAATGTATGTGTGCATGTTTATACGAAGTTATTCTATAGAGAGAGCTTATTTTCGAATTTTCGAGTTTTTAAAGGCAAAATCTGATTATATACTGGTTTAATGAAGTTTTTTTCCACTGCCGCCTGAATTTTTCCTGTCGAATTTTGATTGGGCATCTTTGTGTGTTCAATTTGGTAATAGAAATAGGGCATTTTTTGAGGtgcattttgtgtgtgtgtgtgtgtgttttttttccttgttcAATTGCTTATATCAAATGGTGCCTAATTGTGTATAAGATCACTACAAAATTTctgtatttcaattttaatttttcatcctTTGGGCATGGGCGAATTTATGTTCTCtctctatttatattttattgggaTTTTCATATGAGATTTTTCTTAGGCTTAATATCTGTCTGCTTGCTAACCTTGGCTGGATCAGaatgttttaactttaatttgtcCATCCACACATTTTTATGAAGCCATGTGTTGGAGGTTTACCATAATAATGTCTTTGGCTCAAAGCTTGGTTTTTACCATGCAATACACTTAACATTCAAAGAAAACTGTGTTGCATTTCACTTTAACTTTTCCTGGACGCAGATTCCTTACTTGTATTCTTGGTTTCTTATGATAACACAGTCATGATTATGCTAGATTCATTGATTTCTTTACACCCTGCTAATGTATTTTTGTAACTCCAGTGAGGAGCCTACTGTGATATGCTGCAATTAAGTAACCATTTCATATGAGTACATGCATCTTAACTTTTCAGTTGTGAATGGAATTTTCTTGATATGTAGGGAAATACCATGGTGCAAATGCAGCACTATGTGAAATTAGTGATATTTCTTGCATTTTTGTGGTGTTGGAGTGTTACTGGCTGGGTAGTTTTGGTGgaacttttacttttttttttagataatgcATCCTTCTATCTTCTCACCATCACTTGGACTTGAAATGACTTTTTTTGGTCTTGGAGCTATGCACCAATTTTCCTTAATGCTGATCTTGATGTCATTCTCTTGGCCCCAATGCCTGTAGGATGAAGGAGATGGAGGGCCAGTGCCTGATGAGGAAGGGGAAGGGGAAGGGGAAGGTGAAGGTGAAGGTGAAGgtgaaggagaaggagaaggagaaggagaaggagaaggtgAAGGTGAAGTACAACTGGAGCCAGAGAGAGAAAGTGATGTTGATATGCAGGATGGTGATGAGCAAGGAGAAAGTGAGGCTGAGAGAGATCAGAGTGTTGATCAAAGAGAAGATAGTCATGGACGAGACACAGACAGTGATGAAAAAGAGGAATATGGTCAAAGGGTTGTGACAAGTCGGAGGCGGGATGTCATAGACAGTGGATCAGACAGGTCAGAGAACCTCTTTGCTGatattgatgatgaagaagTAAACCAAGCAAGAAGCCGAAGGTATTATACCGACTCCCTCCCCTTGTACACCTTCTTACCCTTCCTCTGCTTCTCACTCCTTTTCTCTTCCCCTGCTACATAAGAAGACAGCTAAGTTGTTGGTTCAGTCTTTGCTCTTTGTTATGGCTCCAATATATGCTAGAAAAGGTCTTATCAACCTAGCAGGTCTTTGTTcgtatattaaaataaagttgATTCTTTTGGATCTGTGATTAAGTCTGTTGCTTTTGACTCagtatattttgaattttatcaaTAAGTTGGATTTCCATATCACAGTAGATCCCCTGCAGAGGAGAAAGACGAGGTGCCCTTTTCAAACTCAGCACCAGAGATTCGTGATGTATTTGGGGACTCTGATGATGAAGAACCAACTAGGTTTGGTGTTCAGAATGAAATGGGCGAAGAGTCAAATGTGTGTGAATGATTTAAAATAAGTACTTCATTTTGATTTTTCCATCTATGGCACTGCAATTAAATATGAGTACTGATTTTCTCACTTTTTTGGCAGAGATCCCCTATTGAAGAGGAAGGGAATTATGAAAAAGAATTGGTACCGGAGGATATGGTGGCTGATGAATATGATCAATATGAGTCTGAAGAAGATCATCTTGATAAGAAGCACAAGGAAAAACCGATTGGTCCCCCATTAGAGCTTGAGATCCCACTGCAGCATCCTCCAGCTCTTCCAGAAaaggtttttctttttgtttctcaTCTACTctagtttgaaatataaattagTCCCAATTTCTGGTTTTTCTCTTGGTTTGGGTTTCTTCTCTTCCAATATAGTAGTTTTCCTATCAAAAACATTCTACTACAGTTCCATGTGCTTCATAAAAGAAAAGTGTTAAAGCATACCAGTCAATCTGGGCCATAAGCTTTATGCAGACAGTAACAATTCAAAGCTTGTTGTACTTAATTAATTGATCACATATCCATGAAAGCATGCAATTATAAACATTATATCAATACCATGTGGGAAtgtatgtaactttttttttttttaatgtgcatatcattttttttcctaaaccTTTACTGGAGCTACTGATTGAAGTGTTGctattatggattttttttaaatgcataaaCTTCCAATAAAGTGGCATTTTGGCTACATGCTACAGGAGCTGGTTAGCTGTTTAAACCTGTTTGGACACTAGCATCTGAGGCTTTTACATTCTTAAAGTTTGGTCTCTTTCTAAATATTTCATGTCTTGAGATTTGAAATAAaacaatgtcaatttttaatCACATCACATCACATCAGATCTGAACTTCTGTTCTTCCTCTTACATAGTTACATTATAGGGAGTTCTCTCAGAACTGCTGCCTTTCTTGATATTCTCTGCACTCTGATTCTAACACTGGCTGCTGTTGCTATGTTGGAATGTTATTCTAGAAATTTTAGTTGTTCATGACTCATTCTTTTGCAGATGCACTTGATCAAAGTTTCAAACATAATGGGAATTGACCCCAGGCCTTTTGATCCAAAGACGTATGTGGAAGATAATGCTTTTGTTAAAGATGAATCTGGATCCAATAAGCGTATTAGCTTGGTGAATAATATTGTTAGGTGGAGGGAGGTTAAGAATCCTGATGGCACAACATCTGTAAGTGGACTTGTGAATACCTTTTTATGTTCATGTGTTAACTGCTCCATTGCCATTTGCTAGATTACTTCATTTCAAGTTCTCAACTACAATTGCAATATGCAGTCCGTTGATTTTCCTTTTGTAATATGGCTGTTGAGTTTCTTAAAATCTTAAGTCTTTGTTTCTTATTTGGTTTTCACATTCCAAGTGATTTTACTACCAAGTTAGTTTGAATAAACTTTAGGTTAGAGGCAGTTAAGTCATGATGGCACTTGTGTACTTATCTATTTTGGCACTTATAAAGTAACTTTTTGTCTAGATAGAAAGCAATGCACGTTTTGTGCATTGGTCAGATGGCAGCATTCAGCTAATGATTGGAAATGAGGTTCTTGACACAACTGTTCAAGATGCTCAGCACGATCAAGCACACCTGTTCCTTAGGCATGGAAAGGTATCCCTTGTGTACTGACTTAGCTTAAATTTCAATCTTCTtctgtgcttttttttttggttgttgaaTTTTGTGGCCAGCCTTCATTTAGCTGGAAACCACAGTATCTGTAAGCTGTCAACTGTAGATTGCTATAAAGTGACTGGCTGGCAAGTTGCTTGTCAACAAGCAAAtgaatcttttttcttttttttttctttttttttttaaacatttatgTTGTGAGAGATCCAACTAAAATGTTTTATCGCCCTTAATCTCATGGCtattaattttctatattagaCATTGTTATCAAGGCGTCGCCTAGGCGTCCGGTCGGTCGGGACCGAACGCCTAATGTGCTCGCCTCGCCTAAGTGCAaaatacaaccccaaaactCCACAAAACATACATGGGTAGAACCTACACACTAAGGCGAGTCTACCGGTGTAACTTCTAGTCAGAGAAGTCGCCGGAATCTTCCTCACGCGCCGGCGTGTGGAGTCGGAGCGGCGGCGCGTGGAGGAGCGTGGTGGCTCCGATGGCGGAGCGGTTCGAGCTCCGGCATCGTCCTCCTGTTCCGAGCAAAGCCCATTCCTCTTTGTAGAAACATTATGGAGCAAAGTAGGAGCAAAATAAGGATGTTTGCATTAGTAGCCTTAGTGCTGATAGTGGGAGTAGTATTTTCCAGGAAAAGAGCTCCGTTTTGTCTCAAttcctatgtatatatatgtgtaatcAGTGTGTAGTGATGATACATAGAAATATACAAAAGCTTTCAATTTCACTCTTCTCAAGGCTACAACTTCCTAGAGGAGAGTAAATGGGGCTATTACAATTCCCTAAAGTAGAGTAAATATGGGTGCTACAACTTCCTAGAGTAGAGTAAATATGGCTGCCTATTTCCAACACACATCATACCTAATTGCCTATTCACATCCTAATTATTTTGtatgggaatatatatatatatatatatatatatatatatatatgtatattactCATCGCCTAGGCGacgcctaggcggccgcctagtcGACTAGTCGACGGCATCTTGCCTAGAAAGTCCGCCTAGATAACTATGATATTAGATTAAGCCTTGTGGCTACTAATATGCTGCTGCAAATTGACTTCAACATAGTAATCCAAGTTGAATCCATGATGTGATGATTCTAAGTGAATGAATGGTTGTTTCAAtcgaataatatattttatcccCATAATGCAGGGAATACTCCAGTCACAGGGGAGAATTTTAAGTAAGATGAGGTTTATGCCTTCATCTTTATCATCTAATTCTCATAGATTGTTGACTGCTCTAGTTGATTCACGCCATAAGAAGGTTTATAAGGTCAAGAACTGTGTCACTGATATTGATCCTGAGAGGGAGAAGGAACAAAAGGAACGGGTAAGGAAAGGTGTGTTTTTTGCTGTAGCTTTTAGTGATTGGTTACTAAATGTAATTGTTTTCAATGGTGAAGGCTGAAAGTCAAATGATCAGAGCAAGTGTGAGCCTTAATCGGAAGAAGGAGAAGGTTAGCCGTAAATACATGCCTACTGTACGTAGGGAGCGCCAACTTTCCCCTGGTTTCCTGGAGGATGCCCTTGAGGAGGTATGCCTTTTATTTTCACTTCCTAAAGCACATCAAATAGACGATGTTTTACTTTTCATCTGAGGTATGTCCAAAATCACAACCCCCATTTAGTGGAGGCAGATGACTTACCCGCAGTAAATGTGTGCCACCTTATTTTATACTGTTTATTAGGAAGAAGAGACAGATTATTATGAGTCTAGAAGGCCTGCTGCTCGACGTCGCTTTGATGAAGACCTTGAAATGGAGGCTCAAGCAGAGAGGCGAATAATGAATGCAAAGAAGGTGGGTAAAAATAACGTCTcttcctattttattttatttgataaacaTTTTGTTGATTCTATTGAGTTTCTTTGTCCTACAGAGAGATATTCCTCGAAAAACATCAATGCCAGCTGCAAGACCTTCTAAACGTCCAGTAGACTTCTCTGAAAGCGAGAAGGAGGAGTCTGAGTATGAAACTGAGGGTGAAGAAGAGAAGGTTGAGCACGAGTATGAAGAGGAAGGGCATGAgcaagaagaggaggaagagaCGTATGAAGAATCAGAAGAGGAAGCTGAGGTAACGAAATGATCCATCTCCCCATTTCCCTTTTCCCCCACccaaaataattaatagataaataaattgaaactGAATTTTATTCCAACTTTTGGAGCATCAATTACATCTTGATAGGAAACCATGCTTGAAAATTTTCACAGATAACTTTTCATTATGATTTTAATTGACTTAGTGGATTAAAAAATGCTATCTTGTTTTGTTTTGCATTCCAATATGCACCTCTTAGAGTTATATTTGTAGAACTTTTACCACTTCTCTTGCTTTGTTTACTCTTAAAGTACCTTATAAAAAGAGAATTTGTCTATTTTCTTCATTGCACTATGGAGTCATCTACTCATCTCTCTCCGTTTTTAAAGGATATATTGCGTTCCTCATGCATCATTATGCTGATTTTATTTGATTCATCATTCATATTGCCTTTCAGTGCATTTACATGCtatttggttcacagaatgaaAATAGAGGAAATAGGAATATAAGCTGAGTAGCATTATAAAAGGAATGGAATAGAGAAGGATTAtaataggaatgttattccattATTTGGTCGGGTTATGGAATTACATAAATAAACTAacaaataaatacggagtaacatttattaatatatagaatttaaatcaatataaaataaattaatatattttatttatttagatatatcatacacacattatatatgtgtgttatGTTTGTATATATCTGTATGTAGATGATTATGTGCGActgtatatatttaaatttataaatagtttatatttatttatatatatatatacacacacacacacacacacataaatatatacataactatatttatctaataattatttatacaaaataaataaataaataatatataagggTGTTTTtggtatttaataaatttacctATTCTTAATGAGACAGGAATAACTAAATATCATGGGGGTcttttggtgtttttatttttttttgggtgtaattttggtgtttttattaattatatttggcTTTCACCAAAGAGAAAGATGCATCATTAAGCCTCCTTGTAGAGCTATACACATGGGAAAGTCTCTTGGGTGCACAAAATAAAACCCAttggaaggaaaaagaaaattgagaaaTATGCACAACTTTGAACATATAGGATGTGGATTATTGTTACTAGGTGTTACAAATTTAGATCATAAGCTGCAATGGGAAGTTTAACCATGGAATATTTCACTTTTGCCCACAAGCGTATGATtctgattttcatttttaaaagttgatgcacttattatatatattcattcattttCCTCTAATTCCTGTCCCTAAAAATATCAGGAGCCAAAACAGAAGGTTAGGGAGTCTGGAACAAGTCTTAAGCGAAAGGGAATTGAGTCTGATGAGGAATCTCCTCCAAGGAAGGCTGCAGCTCATCGACGAATGGCAATTGTTTATGACAGTGACGAGGAATAAGACATGCTTAAGAAAGCTTAAAGGTTTGTGATTAAAAGAATCTGTATATTGCCATACGACCATGCTTCACTTCTCCAGTTCTCTTTAATGTAGCAGCCTTTTTTAGATGCTGCTATGAATGAATACAAAAACACTTTTGCTTTGTGCAACTCTTGAAAGGGGCATTTAAAACACATAACCGCATTCAagtgaaaaagtttttttttttttttttttttggaaatcaagTGAAAAAgttaaatatgataattttgcCCTTATGTTTTAAACTCAATATATTCACAGTTGCATTTGGGTTACACACATCTTATACTTACTATTGAGCTAAAGTCTATCAGCATTTCTCTTTACTTTCCAATTATGCATTGCAGGATAAAATATCAGCACTATAGATGGTTTTGACAGCCAACAGAAATCTCTGGATTCAGAATTAGAGAAATCGGAGATGATCGGGTGTCCCAGAAGTTGCCAATACTATTAAAGTTGTGTCAAATTTAAGTTTGGATACAGATGCCATCAATCTTCCACCATACAGTGGAGTTCTTTTGGGTAACCACAAAAAGTATGTCTTTCTTTAAGAATTTTGGGTGGCCTCAAGTAAACTCCAAACCATCTGCAAGGCTTAACGTATTTGACTAAGTTANttttttttttttttttttttttttttttttttttttttttttatagcgaCCGTCTCTGCGTGCATGGTCTTATTTTGTACTGGGACAGTTGTGTCGTGACGGAgacttttcataatattatagaAGTCCTACTAATGGCTtccatactaaaaaaaaaaaattaaaattaaaatatggtgaTCCTCAAAACTATTTAGAATATGTTTATTAACTTAAGggtatcctttttttttttttgaaaaaagaaaatagaaagcTGAacaatggaaaaataaaaattgtttacttgcaattttttttggggtggGTGACGATGAATCTACAACTTGAATGTGTATATTGGGTAAACTCGTTCGtgcataatatgtatatattgggTAAACTCGTTTGTGTATCATATGAAGTAAATTGTACTAagaagattatgtgtgacagaATTAATCAGTCACCTTTTCATACCATTTAAACAGGCTGGTGTTTTTCAAAAGCTGACACGTGTCTTGGCAAAGCTGTTTCCATTTGCATTCTGCCAATCAACCTTTGGCACACGAGTCAAGCATTACCCTACTAAACTCCTAAACAGTAAAAAGTGAACtctaaatcaaattgaaaaattaaatcataaattGAAAAAGTGTGATGAACTTTCACAttgcatataattaaaaaatcgtTCGgtgttttttttcaaaaaaataataatagtatcgTTGGATACACTTATACTATTGTAAGGTGTAAAGCGTAACTATGGAACTTTAAAGTAAATCATAAATCAAACTAAAAAACTAAATCACTGATACTACATAGTACATAATAGTGTTTTAACGTCGATGATATTACgttaataatgtaaaatttgtCATTATagatgttgattttttttttttttgaatactatctg
It includes:
- the LOC116010440 gene encoding protein LEO1 homolog isoform X1; this translates as MVGEEKRHQMMQNLFGDQSEEEEEEEVESEHESSRQPGYASDEGDGGPVPDEEGEGEGEGEGEGEGEGEGEGEGEGEGEGEVQLEPERESDVDMQDGDEQGESEAERDQSVDQREDSHGRDTDSDEKEEYGQRVVTSRRRDVIDSGSDRSENLFADIDDEEVNQARSRSRSPAEEKDEVPFSNSAPEIRDVFGDSDDEEPTRFGVQNEMGEESNRSPIEEEGNYEKELVPEDMVADEYDQYESEEDHLDKKHKEKPIGPPLELEIPLQHPPALPEKMHLIKVSNIMGIDPRPFDPKTYVEDNAFVKDESGSNKRISLVNNIVRWREVKNPDGTTSIESNARFVHWSDGSIQLMIGNEVLDTTVQDAQHDQAHLFLRHGKGILQSQGRILSKMRFMPSSLSSNSHRLLTALVDSRHKKVYKVKNCVTDIDPEREKEQKERAESQMIRASVSLNRKKEKVSRKYMPTVRRERQLSPGFLEDALEEEEETDYYESRRPAARRRFDEDLEMEAQAERRIMNAKKRDIPRKTSMPAARPSKRPVDFSESEKEESEYETEGEEEKVEHEYEEEGHEQEEEEETYEESEEEAEEPKQKVRESGTSLKRKGIESDEESPPRKAAAHRRMAIVYDSDEE
- the LOC116010440 gene encoding protein LEO1 homolog isoform X2, which gives rise to MVGEEKRHQMMQNLFGDQSEEEEEEEVESEHESSRQPGYASDEGDGGPVPDEEGEGEGEGEGEGEGEGEGEGEGEGEGEGEVQLEPERESDVDMQDGDEQGESEAERDQSVDQREDSHGRDTDSDEKEEYGQRVVTSRRRDVIDSGSDRSENLFADIDDEEVNQARSRRSPAEEKDEVPFSNSAPEIRDVFGDSDDEEPTRFGVQNEMGEESNRSPIEEEGNYEKELVPEDMVADEYDQYESEEDHLDKKHKEKPIGPPLELEIPLQHPPALPEKMHLIKVSNIMGIDPRPFDPKTYVEDNAFVKDESGSNKRISLVNNIVRWREVKNPDGTTSIESNARFVHWSDGSIQLMIGNEVLDTTVQDAQHDQAHLFLRHGKGILQSQGRILSKMRFMPSSLSSNSHRLLTALVDSRHKKVYKVKNCVTDIDPEREKEQKERAESQMIRASVSLNRKKEKVSRKYMPTVRRERQLSPGFLEDALEEEEETDYYESRRPAARRRFDEDLEMEAQAERRIMNAKKRDIPRKTSMPAARPSKRPVDFSESEKEESEYETEGEEEKVEHEYEEEGHEQEEEEETYEESEEEAEEPKQKVRESGTSLKRKGIESDEESPPRKAAAHRRMAIVYDSDEE